In Halichondria panicea chromosome 5, odHalPani1.1, whole genome shotgun sequence, the genomic stretch TCACTTGAGCCGAAGCTGtcgtcacacactgtcccccatgcATATGCTCTACGGTTATAGaactccagtctgccagaggggCCTCCTGTTCGACTAAAGCtgcctaccagcctcaggCTTCCATCTGAATGGAAAAAAGTGAATGCCACAAATTAATACCGGCAATATTATCATATGCTGTAGATAAAAGGATTGTACGTGTCTGTAGCAATGATGTCATATACACACTTCATCTATTACTTACTTGTAGTGCAGATCAAGGCAATATCTTGTGAATGGTTGCAATTTTCAACTCCGATACGGTTAGCAGGACAATCAACGAGTCTGCTCTCCCATCTTGAGCAATGAAGATTGTCCAGCCATGTCCGAGTGCTTGATGATGCTTGAGAGAAACTTAAAAGAGAGAAATGATTATCATAATTGCATTGGCTATATagaaattacatgcatgcacagtgatACTCACCCTAATGTTCCTACTCGCCCATACCGAGTGTAACCTGTGTACCCCagctgacgacaagccaccatTGCATCACTTGAGCCGAAGctgtcatcacacactgtcccccatgtTCCATTGTAGTAGaactccagtctgccagaggaacCTCCTGTTCGACTAAAGCtgcctaccagcctcaggCCTCCATCTGAATGGAAAAAAGTGAATGCCACAAATTAATACCGGCAATATTATCATATGCTGTAGATAAAAGGATTGTACGTGTCTGTAGCAATGATGTCATATACACACTTCATCTATTACTTACTTGCAGTGCAGATCAAGGCAATATCTTGTGAATGGTTGCAATTTTCATCTCCGATACGGTTAGCAGGACAATCAACGAGTCTGCTCTCCCTTCCTGAGCAATGAAGATTGTCCAGCCATGTCCGAGTGCTTGATGATGCTTGAGAGAAACTTACAAGAGAGAAATGATTATCATAATTGCATTGGCTATATagaaattacatgcatgcagtgatactCACCCTAGCCttccaactgttccgtattGAGTGTAGTttgagaaccctagttgacgacaagccactcttgcatcatTTATACCGAAGCTGTCGtgacacactgtcccccatgtTCCATTGTAGTAGaactccagtctgccagaggaacCTCCTGTTCGACTAAAGCtgcctaccagcctcaggtctccatcTGAAGGGAATAGCAAATTAATACCTGCAATATCaggcatgcatataattatatgatgtaCGTAAAGCCTAAGGAGCTCACTGtacatatactgtatacaCCGGCTAATTATTCACTTACTTGTAGTACAGATTaaggccacatcttgtgtgtgggtgcaatcttcaactccgataggGTTAGCAGGACAATCGGTCAGTTTGGTCTCAGATCCTGAGCAACCAAGCTCGTCCAGCCATGTCTGAGTGGTTGATGAAGCTTGGGAAAAACTAAAAGATCATAATTGCACCGGCTTTATagaaattacatgcatgcacagtgatACTCACCCTAATGTTCCTACTCGCCCATACCGAGTGTAGCCTGTGTACCCCagctgacgacaagccaccatTGCATCACTTGAGCCGAAGCTGtcgtcacacactgtcccccatgcATATGCTCTACGGTTATAGaactccagtctgccagaggggCCTCCTGTTCGACTAAAGCtgcctaccagcctcaggCTTCCATCTGAATGGAAAAAAGTGAATGCCACAAATTAATACCGGCAATATTATCATATGCTGTAGATAAAAGGATTGTACGTGTCTGTAGCAATGATGTCATATACACACTTCATCTATTACTTACTTGCAGTGCAGATCAAGGCAATATCTTGTGAATGATTGCAATCTTCATctccgatagtgttagcagTACAATCAAcgagtctgctctcagttccAACGCAACGAAGATTGTCCAGCCATGTCCGAGTGGTTGATGAAGCTTGAGAGAAACTATAAATAGTTCATAATTACACCAGTTatatttatatgcatgcattgatACTCACCCTAGTGTTCCTACCCGCCCATACCGAGTGTAGCCTCGGGTGTATCCCagctgacgacaagccactcttgcatcaCTTGCGCCGAAGCTGTtgtcacacactgtcccccatgtTCCATTGTAGTAGaactccagtctgccagaggaacGGCCTGAGTTTtctaccagcctcaggtctccatcTGAAGGGAATAGCACAAATTAATACCTGCAATCaaaataactagagcactaaagtgcaaaccctcggctggtgacatgattataaagaaaccagaagagtgataatgcagtgcatgcagcaTGTATGAGCAACTCATAAAACtatggaggcatgctgaaactttgAGTGCTAGTGGTACATGGTTCGCCCAACTAGTACATGGTATGCATGTCACATTAGACATGTACTGTGGACtagactgggatcacagcaaagaagcctggagtttTAGAcgtatggctcctgccaggctggagtatggatccagagtcagccaaccagtcacaattttatctttctactataaatatatcaattgttcttggtacggatcacttcagctgcaactacgtataatcaaggccacgtgtagctGGTTATATAGCTgcttcaagcttcttagcttttgctcgacaatgaagctttaacatcaaaatctgccactatttaaatcaagatattgttgtgtgaaggctatccatactgtaaacgcagtgctgtggcatccaggtgagtagaaaagccaatcacaaacaaacaaacaaacaaaccaacagactactatacccgctggccgcggcacggcctcgggtaattatATGATGTACGTAAAACCTAAGGAGCtcattgtatatatactgtatacaccGGCTAATTATTCACTTACTTGTAGTACAGAtcaaggccacatcttgtgtgtgtgggtgcaatcttcaactccgatagggttagcaggacaattaatgagtctgctctcagttcctgAGCAACGAAGCTCGTCCAGCCATGTCCGAGTGAATGATGATGCTTGGTAAAAACTAAAAGATCATAATTGCACCGGCTATATagaaattacatgcatgcacagtgatACTCACCCTAATGTTCCTACTCGCCCATACCGAGTGTAGCCTGTGTACCCCagctgacgacaagccaccatTGCATCACTTGAGCCGAAGCTGtcgtcacacactgtcccccatgcATATGCTCTACCGaaatagacctccagtctgccagaggggCCTCCTGTTCGATGAAAGCtgcctaccagcctcaggCTTCCATCTGAATGGAAAAAAGTGAATGCCACAAATTAATACCAGCaatattatcataattatgctgtagaTAAAAGGATTGTACGTGTCTGTAGCAATGATGTCATATACACACTTCATCTATTACTTACTTGCAGTGCAGATCAAGGCAATATCTTGTGAATGATTGCAATTTTCATctccgatagtgttagcaggacaattaatgagtctgctctcagttcctgAGCAACGAAGATTGTCTAGCCATGTCCGAGTGCTTGATGATGCTTGAGAGAAACTTACAAGAGAGAAATGATTATCATAATTGCATTGGCTATATagaaattacatgcatgcagtgatactCACCCTAGCCttccaactgttccgtattgagtgtaggttgagaaccctagttgacgacaagccactcttgcatcatTTATACTGAATCTGtcgtcacacactgtcccccatgtTCCATTGTAGTAGaactccagtctgccagaggaacCTCCTGTTCGGCCTGAGTTTCCTACCAGCCTCAAGTTTCCATTAGTAAAACCTTTAAAAGCAAATCATGCACTGTTTTGACAAACTGAAACTTTTATTTTCAGTATCATGATGTAGTCTATACTGCCAGATAGCCTAACAGCAATGCACTCTTACCTTGGGTGTCAGAAAGACAGGAGCCCAAGATAATCAAAAAGAAATAACTTGTAGAGCCTGCCATTTTGAAACCAAATGAATGCCTCGTACACGGGGGATATTTTTAACTATCTCCACAAACCATGTTGACAGATAAagtgtgcgcatgcgcgtacatgctgataccgtatagcgggtttgTCAGgaaagacagataatggcactCCCAGCCCGCCATGGGGGACTTGGTATAGCAAACCCGTGTGAAACAAGCCCTGGTCAGTTCACGATGAGCATGTCAATCTCAGCACCACTAGTCAGCCTGATACTTGACCAATCCGATATATACGAACTACAATGAAGCAAGAGCAAGCCAGACTGAGGAACAATGCCAAAAAATTCCGCCGACAGATGGAAGCCAGGACAGCAAGTGAGCTAAATGAAGAACTACCAATTTGAAAAAAATGGTTGGAATATGCTCAGAGAAAGGTACCTCAAGCTGGATAACAGCGCTGCCTATTGCAGAGCATGGTTTCATGCTACACAAGGGAGCCTTCAGAGATGCTCTTTGCCTCAGGTACGGCTGGCGTCCTCAGAACCTACCCTCATACTGTGTCTGTGGACTTCACTTCACAGTAGAGCATGCACTCAGCTGCTCTAGGGGAGGATTTCCAACAATAAGACAATGAAATACGCAACATCACAGCAAATCTTATGAGCGAAGTATGTCCAGATGTGGGTATTGAACCAACCT encodes the following:
- the LOC135336593 gene encoding neurotrypsin-like; translated protein: MAGSTSYFFLIILGSCLSDTQGFTNGNLRLVGNSGRTGGSSGRLEFYYNGTWGTVCDDRFSINDARVACRQLGFSTYTQYGTVGRLGFSQASSSTRTWLDNLRCSGTESRLINCPANTIGDENCNHSQDIALICTANGSLRLVGSFHRTGGPSGRLEVYFGRAYAWGTVCDDSFGSSDAMVACRQLGYTGYTRYGRVGTLGFYQASSFTRTWLDELRCSGTESRLINCPANPIGVEDCTHTHKMWP